One genomic segment of Desulfurispora thermophila DSM 16022 includes these proteins:
- the ytaF gene encoding sporulation membrane protein YtaF, which yields MEYLTLVFFALALNMDAFTVGIAYGMRRIKLPPASLLIISLMSVAALSISMLAGKLVAKFIPASLTHKIGGIILLLIGCWAIYQYYSQKRQINFLDEQPEEQPTRPTGSPDNNCTPVQLIQMRILGLVIQVLKEPQVADMDLSGVISSREALLLGLALSMDALTAGMAVSLIGFRLLPTAVCVGVGHILLTAVGLMLGRGLSNSSLGRQLAALPGILLILLGISKLH from the coding sequence ATGGAATATTTAACCCTGGTTTTTTTTGCTCTGGCACTGAATATGGACGCCTTCACCGTGGGCATTGCTTACGGCATGCGCCGGATCAAGCTGCCGCCGGCATCCTTGCTGATCATCAGCCTGATGTCGGTGGCCGCTTTGAGCATATCCATGCTGGCCGGTAAATTGGTGGCCAAATTCATACCCGCAAGTCTGACCCACAAAATTGGCGGCATAATTCTGTTGCTGATTGGTTGCTGGGCCATATACCAGTATTACAGCCAGAAAAGACAAATCAATTTTCTGGACGAGCAGCCAGAAGAGCAGCCCACCCGGCCCACCGGTAGTCCGGACAATAACTGCACACCGGTTCAGTTAATCCAGATGCGCATTCTGGGCCTGGTGATTCAAGTGCTAAAAGAGCCGCAAGTCGCTGACATGGACCTTTCCGGTGTTATTTCCAGCCGGGAAGCCCTTTTGCTGGGTCTGGCCCTGTCCATGGACGCCTTAACAGCGGGCATGGCCGTATCCTTAATTGGCTTTCGCCTTTTGCCCACCGCAGTTTGCGTGGGTGTGGGCCATATTTTGCTGACAGCCGTGGGACTTATGCTGGGGCGGGGGCTGAGCAACAGCAGCCTGGGGCGCCAGCTGGCCGCCCTGCCCGGCATTCTGCTGATCCTGCTTGGGATCAGCAAACTGCACTGA
- the coaE gene encoding dephospho-CoA kinase (Dephospho-CoA kinase (CoaE) performs the final step in coenzyme A biosynthesis.), whose translation MLVIGLTGNIGSGKSTVAAILQELGATVLDADRIARQVVQPGTPALAEIVRTFGPGILAADGQLNRPAMAGIVFSNSAARQQLEAIIHPRVKEYIDRAIQEQRKLATPPPALVIEVPLLFEAGMQNMMDEVWLVTADEQTRLDRIRQRDRVSEEVARQRMAAQMPQEQKIPLADRIIDNSGAPQKTREQVTKAWQDAIFTRSHRAGNHP comes from the coding sequence ATGCTTGTTATCGGTTTAACCGGCAACATTGGCAGCGGCAAAAGCACTGTAGCCGCCATCTTGCAGGAACTGGGCGCCACAGTGCTGGACGCCGACCGGATCGCCCGCCAGGTTGTCCAGCCGGGTACACCGGCTCTGGCCGAAATTGTCCGCACCTTCGGGCCGGGCATTTTGGCTGCCGACGGACAGCTGAACCGCCCGGCCATGGCCGGGATTGTGTTCAGCAATTCTGCCGCCCGACAGCAGCTGGAAGCGATCATCCACCCCCGGGTGAAAGAGTACATCGACCGGGCCATCCAGGAGCAGCGCAAGCTGGCCACACCTCCACCGGCTCTGGTGATTGAGGTGCCGCTCCTGTTCGAGGCGGGCATGCAAAACATGATGGATGAGGTCTGGCTGGTGACAGCGGATGAGCAAACCCGCCTGGACAGGATCAGGCAGCGGGACCGGGTCAGCGAAGAGGTGGCCCGGCAGCGCATGGCCGCCCAGATGCCCCAGGAGCAAAAGATCCCCCTCGCCGACCGCATCATTGACAACAGTGGAGCACCCCAAAAAACGCGCGAACAGGTAACAAAGGCCTGGCAGGATGCTATATTCACCCGGTCGCACCGGGCCGGCAACCACCCATGA
- a CDS encoding lytic transglycosylase domain-containing protein: MKRRTRYKAGPRARRYLLLLILLALLIANRGHIARLLFPIPYSDLIHKYSVQHGVDPLLIAAMIKVESNFNPRAISPKGARGLMQLMPGTAVWIARHMPLTGYTPQCLNRPDCNIQLGTWYVHNLLLEFDHSTPLMLAAYNGGRGNVRQWLDRHWDGSWQSALRIPFPETRRYVYRVLWHYKLYQLIYGRIAG, translated from the coding sequence ATGAAGCGCCGGACACGTTACAAGGCCGGGCCACGGGCCCGGCGCTACCTGCTCCTGCTCATCTTGCTGGCCCTGTTGATCGCCAACCGGGGGCATATTGCCCGCCTGCTTTTTCCCATCCCGTACAGCGACCTGATCCACAAATATTCTGTCCAGCACGGGGTGGATCCCCTGCTGATTGCCGCCATGATTAAGGTGGAAAGCAATTTCAACCCCCGGGCCATCTCACCCAAGGGGGCCCGGGGCCTGATGCAGTTGATGCCCGGGACGGCCGTATGGATCGCCCGGCACATGCCATTAACCGGCTACACACCGCAATGCCTGAACCGGCCCGACTGCAACATCCAGCTGGGCACCTGGTATGTACATAACCTTTTGTTGGAGTTCGACCACAGCACCCCCCTGATGCTGGCCGCCTATAACGGAGGCCGGGGCAACGTGCGCCAGTGGCTGGACAGGCACTGGGATGGCAGCTGGCAGAGCGCCCTGCGCATACCCTTTCCGGAAACCCGCCGTTATGTTTACCGCGTGCTCTGGCATTACAAACTGTACCAATTGATTTACGGCCGAATTGCCGGATAA
- a CDS encoding Ger(x)C family spore germination protein: protein MLRRLLIYLCLGWLLLITGCWDGLRLEQRNIVIAMGIDPGPDGLYKFTFTNPVLEAAEVAPERVQRITTIASSIGEALDNLNKVSDRRASVGQLRTILFNEEVVRQRGIKRFIDDINANPLFPPITNLVVVQGNCQQLLNSQFKDKSRIAFYINGVILNATQRHDIKKSELLLLNSQLMDPLAIVMLPYITYGREEVKVAGQAVIKSNRMITTINTFQSGLSQIITGRAREFVFTVHQGPQNSITLRVLRNKTEKKWHWQDDVPVFDIKNHLSLDIISAYNQQRVTDEQSLLRAENEVAAFLSKEYRRLTALSQEKNLDIYQLGKLLRQSLGREMDPRWWEETYPRARITIQPTVHIRRVGRTI, encoded by the coding sequence ATGCTGCGGCGTTTGCTAATATACCTGTGCCTGGGCTGGCTGCTCCTGATTACCGGCTGCTGGGACGGCCTGCGCCTGGAACAGCGCAACATTGTCATCGCCATGGGCATAGATCCCGGGCCGGACGGCCTTTACAAGTTCACTTTCACCAACCCCGTGCTGGAAGCGGCAGAAGTGGCACCGGAAAGAGTGCAGCGCATCACCACCATCGCCTCATCCATCGGCGAAGCGCTGGACAACCTGAACAAGGTCTCCGACCGGCGGGCGTCGGTGGGCCAGTTGCGCACCATTTTATTTAATGAAGAAGTTGTCCGGCAGCGGGGGATCAAACGCTTTATTGACGACATAAACGCCAACCCCCTGTTTCCGCCCATTACCAACCTGGTGGTGGTCCAGGGCAATTGCCAGCAGCTCTTAAACAGCCAGTTCAAGGACAAAAGCCGCATCGCCTTTTACATCAACGGTGTGATCTTAAACGCCACCCAGCGGCATGACATCAAAAAGAGTGAACTATTGCTCCTCAATTCTCAACTTATGGATCCACTTGCCATTGTCATGCTGCCTTACATTACCTACGGCCGGGAAGAGGTAAAAGTGGCCGGCCAGGCGGTTATTAAAAGCAACAGGATGATTACAACCATCAACACCTTCCAGAGCGGCCTGAGCCAGATTATCACGGGCAGGGCCCGCGAATTTGTCTTCACGGTCCATCAGGGGCCGCAAAACAGCATCACCCTGCGCGTACTGCGCAACAAAACCGAAAAAAAATGGCACTGGCAGGATGATGTGCCGGTGTTTGATATTAAAAACCACCTTTCCCTGGACATCATCAGCGCTTACAACCAGCAACGCGTCACTGACGAACAATCGCTACTCCGGGCGGAAAATGAGGTAGCCGCTTTCCTGAGCAAAGAATACCGCCGTCTGACAGCCCTGTCCCAGGAAAAGAACCTGGACATTTATCAGCTGGGCAAACTGCTCAGGCAAAGCCTGGGCCGGGAGATGGATCCCCGCTGGTGGGAGGAAACCTACCCCCGGGCCCGCATCACCATTCAGCCCACCGTGCACATCCGCCGGGTGGGACGCACTATCTGA
- a CDS encoding phosphate ABC transporter substrate-binding protein gives MKLSKIILALILFLTMFSTGCQNSSLRGEEQVIRIAGSTSVWPVSEALARQFQLRHPGVKVFVQEGDSTLGVRAVVHHLVEIGAVSRRPSAGEEKSLEFHLLGYDRLQVITSRSNPVRQLTLPQLQGIFAGQISNWRQVGGADAPVHLVVREAGSGTAQVFGEMIMQGRSVSPRALVMSSAGAVVASVGGDPNAIGYVASTYHNPEVKALLVTEQDGAPLSLTRPLYYVTQPAPGGLVRQFLDYARSPAGQQIIRAAMRD, from the coding sequence ATGAAACTGAGCAAGATTATACTGGCATTGATACTGTTTTTGACAATGTTTTCAACCGGTTGCCAGAATAGCTCGTTGCGCGGGGAGGAACAGGTAATCCGCATTGCCGGTTCCACATCGGTTTGGCCGGTGTCGGAAGCCCTGGCCCGGCAGTTTCAGCTCCGGCATCCCGGTGTGAAAGTTTTTGTCCAGGAGGGGGACTCGACCCTGGGCGTGAGGGCGGTTGTCCACCACCTGGTGGAGATTGGTGCTGTTTCCCGCCGCCCCAGTGCTGGTGAAGAAAAGTCACTGGAATTTCACCTGCTGGGTTACGACCGCCTGCAGGTGATCACCAGCCGCAGCAATCCGGTGCGCCAGCTGACCTTGCCCCAGCTGCAGGGGATATTTGCCGGTCAGATCAGTAACTGGCGCCAGGTGGGTGGTGCCGATGCTCCCGTGCATCTGGTGGTGCGGGAAGCCGGTTCGGGTACGGCGCAGGTGTTTGGAGAGATGATCATGCAGGGACGCTCCGTCAGCCCGCGCGCCCTGGTCATGTCCTCGGCCGGGGCGGTGGTGGCCAGTGTGGGTGGTGACCCCAATGCCATCGGTTATGTGGCTTCCACCTACCACAACCCGGAAGTCAAGGCGCTACTGGTTACCGAACAGGATGGCGCGCCGCTCAGTCTGACCCGGCCGCTGTATTATGTTACCCAGCCCGCGCCGGGAGGGTTGGTCAGGCAATTCCTGGACTATGCGCGCAGCCCGGCCGGCCAGCAGATAATTCGCGCGGCAATGCGGGACTGA
- a CDS encoding phosphotransacetylase family protein: protein MKNLYIMGAPGSGKTMVALGLAQKFQAEGYKVAYFKPVGAPCPSPDQYDADAVLLKETLQMSAPISDIVPFCAGSSYLSGNRKKEKLAAIEAAFQRVSSNADLVIIDGAMFPFVMSSWEMDDISFARRFNAAAVVVIKLEDDFSFDRALFYNEHLRLKNIPIAGNIFNGVPRPLQAKTEGIFVPLLQEKGYPVAGVIPRRAEISSPTVAEYQAALGGEILVGQDRLHLLVEDIIIGAMTLDSALRYLRRSADKAVVLGGDRADLALAALETSTSVLILTGGLYPDVKVLARAEEKGVPVILVHYDTYTAVEKMHRVSRHLKPEDKNGIRITLENIEEYCNWQSILEVLKG from the coding sequence ATGAAAAATCTTTATATCATGGGTGCTCCGGGTAGCGGCAAGACCATGGTGGCGCTGGGGCTGGCTCAGAAATTCCAGGCAGAAGGTTACAAAGTAGCCTACTTCAAGCCCGTCGGAGCTCCCTGCCCTTCGCCGGACCAGTATGACGCTGATGCAGTTTTGCTGAAAGAGACGCTGCAGATGTCGGCGCCCATTTCCGACATAGTACCCTTCTGTGCGGGTAGCTCATATCTTTCCGGCAACCGCAAAAAGGAAAAGCTGGCTGCAATTGAGGCTGCTTTCCAGCGGGTATCCAGCAATGCCGATTTGGTGATCATTGATGGGGCCATGTTCCCCTTTGTGATGAGCAGCTGGGAAATGGATGATATTTCCTTTGCCCGTCGCTTCAATGCGGCGGCGGTGGTGGTGATCAAGCTGGAGGATGATTTCAGCTTCGACCGGGCTCTCTTCTACAACGAGCATTTGCGGCTTAAGAACATCCCCATTGCGGGCAACATTTTCAACGGTGTACCCCGGCCGCTGCAGGCCAAAACCGAGGGCATCTTTGTGCCGTTGTTGCAAGAAAAAGGTTATCCTGTGGCGGGTGTGATCCCCCGCCGGGCCGAGATTTCTTCCCCCACTGTGGCTGAATACCAGGCTGCGCTGGGTGGTGAAATCCTGGTGGGACAGGACAGGTTGCACCTGCTGGTGGAAGATATTATCATCGGGGCCATGACCCTGGACAGCGCGCTGCGTTACCTGCGCCGTTCGGCCGACAAGGCAGTGGTGCTGGGCGGTGACCGGGCCGATCTGGCTCTGGCTGCGCTGGAAACCAGTACCTCGGTGCTGATCCTGACCGGTGGCCTTTACCCCGATGTCAAGGTGCTGGCCCGGGCGGAGGAAAAGGGTGTGCCGGTAATCCTGGTGCACTATGATACCTATACCGCGGTGGAAAAAATGCACCGCGTCAGCCGGCACCTCAAGCCCGAGGACAAAAACGGCATTCGCATCACGCTGGAGAACATTGAAGAATACTGCAACTGGCAGTCAATTCTAGAGGTACTGAAAGGCTGA